From Actinopolyspora lacussalsi, a single genomic window includes:
- a CDS encoding hypothetical protein (product_source=Hypo-rule applied; transmembrane_helix_parts=Outside_1_3,TMhelix_4_26,Inside_27_137), whose product MSTHPAMLLTTAVVLTATAIVLGGWGNRVSYRPRHAGGSGPAARRLAALRLEHYFRDERPTTELIGWPLCDPDEHPHLFPLDPPAPVLPNPIPAQPAAPLPTVTTSPTAPDAATDPGGTEHPELALLRRVLDGLHRL is encoded by the coding sequence ATGAGCACGCATCCGGCGATGCTGCTGACCACCGCCGTGGTGCTGACGGCCACGGCGATCGTGCTGGGTGGCTGGGGCAACCGGGTCAGTTACCGGCCCCGCCACGCCGGCGGCAGCGGCCCCGCCGCCAGACGGCTGGCCGCCCTGCGGCTGGAGCACTATTTCCGGGACGAACGCCCCACCACCGAGCTGATCGGCTGGCCGCTGTGCGACCCGGACGAACACCCGCACCTGTTCCCGCTCGACCCACCGGCCCCGGTGCTCCCGAACCCGATTCCGGCGCAACCAGCAGCACCGCTTCCCACCGTGACGACCAGCCCCACGGCACCAGACGCCGCGACCGATCCGGGCGGGACAGAGCACCCCGAACTGGCACTCCTGCGCCGCGTCCTCGACGGCCTGCACCGCCTCTAG